ccatatccctctatacccatcttacccatgtaactgtccaaatgctttttaaaagacaaaattgtacccgcctctactactgcctctggcagctcgttccagacactcaccaccctttgagtgaaaaaattgcccctctggacccttttgtatctctccccataaagggatatggggctatggtgggtatatggagttaggtcacagatcacccttgatctcgttgaatggcggatcaagctcgaggggctgaatggcctcctcctgttcctatgttcttctcGTACTGACCCCGTTGTGCCATCTAATCTCTTACTGTTATTTTGCTCCATCACACACGTGAATATTTGTTATGCTCTATTCCTCGTGACTTGTCACCATTCCTTTCACTTGTGTACGTATTAGTTTAGTTTTGTGCATTTCACTGtaaatctccccccaccccgcccttttTCCCAGGCTCTATATTTGCTTATAAACTGTCAAATCTCTAACACCTTCCAGTCCCAatgaaaggttatcgacctgaaacgttcactctgtttctctctctctctctacagacgctgcctgatccgctgactgtttccagcattttctgtttttatttcagatttccagcatccgcagtattttgcttttgagtcaCTGTAAAGCCCCCTGTTTCTCCCCCTTGGTCTCTGTTTTGAATGGTTTGTCTCCTCCATCTTATCTGACCTTTAACTGAAAGCGCTCCCATTATttgaacccctcccccccacaatgtTTGGTCACTGTTTAAAGCCTCTTACTGCACAGAATGGGCTTTGGGGAGGGTCAGTGTTAATTGGGACTCGGACTGGCCGATTGCGACGTTTTTGGACAAAGGAATGTCAGTGTTCGTGGAACGGCATAAAGGAGCAGCTCTATCACTGGCATCCTCTCTGGCACAAAAACTCTTTCAGTGGTTCCAAGACATTTGTTAGAGATGAAAGTGGTCTGTCATATAAAGGCTGCTTTATGTGGGTAACCATGAGTCAGGAGCCATAAAGAATGTGCATGAGAAGAGTTCATGGTATATCcgttactgtcacagggatgtatcACGCACAGGGTGTTCATAGATGGTTAGTGGTGAGGAAACCAGTCCGACATGTGTGTACTTCTTCACACATCCTGTGATCTTGTTGGTAGAGGAAAAaaacagcacaggcacgatgggccgaatggcctcctcctgtgctgtatcgttctatgattctatcctttgCCTCCATTATCAAAATCCCTtaaaagtgtcagccgtggctcagtgggtcgcactttcGTCTTGGAGTcaagaggtcgtgggttcaaatcccactccagagacttgagcccataatctaggccgatgctctcagtgcagtacggagggagtgcagtactgagggagctctgcactgtcggggggtcagtactgagggagctctgcactgtcggggggtcagtactgagggagcactgcactgtcagagggtcagtactgagggagctctgcactgtcggagggtcagtactgagggagctctgcactgtgggagggtcagtactgagggagcgctgcactgtcggggtcagtactgagggagctctgcactgtcggagggtcagtactgggggagtgctgcgctgtcggaggggcagtactgagggagctctgcactgtcggggggtcagtactgagggagcgctgcactgtcggagggtcagtactgagggagcgctgcactgtcagagggtcagtactgagggagctctgcactgtcggagggtcagtactgagggagctctgcactgtgggagggtcagtactgagggagcgctgcactgtcggggtcagtactgagggagctctgcactgtcggagggtcagtactgggggagtgctgcgctgtcggaggggcagtactgagggagtgctgcactgtcggagggtcagtactgagggagtgcagcactgtcggagggtcagtactgagggagcgctgcactgtcggagggtcagtactgagggagtgctgcactgtcggagggtcagtactgagggagcgctgcactgtcggagggtcagtactgagggagcgctgcactgtcggggggtcagtactgagggagcgctgcgctgtcggggggtcagtactgagggagcgctgcgctgtcggagggtcagtactgagggagcgttgcactgtcggaggtgccgactttcggatgagatgttaaaccgaggccccgtctgccctctcagtggaGGCCTTTGTCGAGGCCTTATGGATGTCTCGTTGCCCGTCTGGGTAATGGTGTAACACATTGTCCTCCTAGGATCAGGATGCCATGGAGGAGGCAATCTGGCAGATTGGGAGCACACcttttgggtggggggaggggggtggggggttgcttGCCACCTATTTTTTGAATACAGCTCAGGAATAGATCGACACTCCCTTTATCCATTGTCTTTGTCGTGGCTCAGTTATGCAGGTTTCCATGGTGATTCTTCAGCCAGTCCAGAGCCAGGTTACACCAGTTTCCATGGTGATTCTTTAGCCAGGTTACACAGGTTTCCATGGTGACCAGTCTCCTTTGCATGGACCATGAGGTGTGACTCCGCAATCCTTGTTACTTCAACCAGTCAGGGACCAGGTTACCTTTTTATACAAAACTTTCTTTTATTATATATTTTTATGACATGCCCTCTGTTATGAacttcttacatttaatcttgtatctatggctccTCATGATTGACCTCTCAACCAccagaaacagtctgtttctatctaccctgtcccatcacttCACAATTTCAAATACCTCAATcaactcacccctcaatctcctcagTTCTAACGAAAACAGCCGCAatgtttcaagtctttctttgtatttatattttCTCATACCAGGCAGCGTTCTAGTGAATCTgggctgtaccctctctaaacccGTAACATCCCTCCTATagagtggagcccaaaactgcacacaatctcCAACTGAGATCTTACTAAAGGTTTATATCGATTCACCTTAGATGGATCCTAAGAATTGATTCAGTGCAATATTTGCATCTCAAGCTGTTTAAATCCCTCACACTGCAACTCAATCTCAATCAAAGCAGCTAACCGAATGAAATATGGCCATATTCATGAGATATAGCTGGACACTGGGTGTACTTTCAAtctataagaaataagagcaggagcaggagcaggtcaaacagcccctcgagcctgctccaccattcaatcagatcatggctgatcttccacctcaactccactttcccgcccgatccccatatcccttgattcccctagagtccaaaaatctatcgatctcagcttgaatatactcaatgactgagtatccacagccctctggggtagagaattccaaagattcacaaccctctgagtgaagaaatttctcagtcctaaatggccgaccccttatcctgagactatgccctctagttctagactctccagtcaggggaatcaacctctcaacatctaccctgtctagccctttcagaattttatatgtttcaatgagatcacctctcattcttctaatttccagagagtataggcccattctactcaacctctcctcataggacaaccctctcatcccaggaatcaatctagtgaaccttcattgtaccgcctctaaggcaagtatatccttccttagataattgtaaacaattttacaacaccaagttatagtccaacaatttttatttgaaatctacaagctttcagaggcttcctccttcctcaggtaaatgtgaggtaaggaggaagcctccgaaagcttgtagatttcaaataaaaattgttggactataacttggtgttgtaaaattgtttacaattgtcaaccccagtccatcaccggcacttccttagataaggagactaaaactgtacacagtgctccaggtgtggtctcaccaaagccctgtacaattgtagtaagacttccttaatcttgtattccaaaccccttgcaatgaaggccaacgtcccatttgccttcctaattgcttgctgcacctgcatgttaactttctgtttttgtgtacatggacacccaaatccctctgaatatcaacatttaatagtttctcaccatttaaaaaatattcccaaGCAAATAATTGAGAACAGTTAATTCCAGGATCGACACAAATCCCAAACTGGGAATTTTAATGCATGGAATATTGGCGGATTAAACATTGTAGTTGAGTCAGGGTTTTTTTCCTCTTAATGTTCTGTGTCTCCAGGActtgtatattttttttaattcattcataggatgtgggtatcactgccatttattgcccatccctaattgcccttgagaaggtggtggcgagcctccgccttgcaccgctgcagtccgtgtgctcccacagtgccgttagacTGCCTTTTATTGCGCTTCTACCTAACTCTTTCACTATGTCTGCAGTCTCTTCCACTCTCACTCGAGCTTTGTTCGCTTTCCCCTCCATTCACAAAATAGGGGAAGGGGATTAGGCCCCGAGTAAGAGTTGGGGGAAGTGACCACAGACATACTGGAAGAATtggattttgaggaggcttttgaaggggagaggggagaggggagaggggagaggggagaggggaaccaAGGCAGAGGCGATTGGAAAGAGAGCTCCAGAGTGCAAGACCAAGATGGCTgcaggctttgccagcgatgATGGAGTTGGGAGGTGCAGAGCGGGCCACAGTTGGAAGAGAAGTGGTTGGCAACCATTGGCCTGTGCCCAGGACTGTGCCAGTGTTACCCCCTGCTGAAAGGTGCACGAGCAGCTGGACAGTTGCTGGACTCCACTCCTTGCTTCTCCATATCCAAGATCGAGAACTCACTTTGTGAAGGACTACCTTCCCCAATCctctactcctatctcttatcttACTTCCTGTCCTTATCAACTGCCTCTACTTCCTACCCCCATCTCTTCCTCTACTTCCTCCTCCTGCCACTCTTTACTATCTCCATCTATTTCCTCTAACTTAATGTTCTTCTTCCTACCACTATGCCCTAACTTTATCTCCCGCTCCTGACCTTCTGCCCCCCGACCTCCTGTCTCTGAGATTAACTGTAATAAAAGTCATGTTGCTGTAGATATGAAATGATGTTGATGTCAGtgtattttgtttctgtctttcATCGATACTGACTGTTATTACTAATTGTTTTTCATGCTGCAGATTAACCGTGAGTACAATGGAGGATTGTGAGATACACGAAAGGGACTTCAAAGAGGCCACTTTGCCCCATTTCCTCAAGGGGATCTCTTCCATCCTGTCCTTTCTTGTACTTGCGGTCAGCGTGGGAGGAAAGGACCTCAGCGAGTCTGACTCCAAACAGTTGAAGAGCGAGATTGAATTGGCGCAGAGAGAGACCCTGGCCGCAGAGGAGGCTGCCAGCGGTATCGTTGATCTCATTGATGCCGGTTGTGAAAAACTGACTGCTCAACACGGCAAACTGAGCAAGGAACAgaaagagctgcaagaaagcatcAAGTCGATGCACAATCAGCTGGCCGGGTTGAAGAATCAGAGGCAACGGATTACAGGCCAGGTCCAGACGGCCAAGGTTTGGCTGAAACAAGCGGATCAGACTCTGAGGGCGGCCAGGgctaaaaagagagaaaagcaaACTGGAAGAGACATAGGAATTGGGTTGAGTTTCGTGATCCCATGTATCGGTAAGAGGTAGTATTTCAGAACATGCTTCCTTTGTGTGCCGAAGGAGAATGAACTATTATTTGTCACTAAAACCGCcaattccacctccgtaacatcacccgtctccgcccctgcctcagctcatctgctgctgaaaccctcatccatgcctttgttacctctagacttgactattccaatgctctcctggccggcctcccatcttccaccctctggaaacgtgagttcatccaaaactctgctgcccatatcctaatttgtACCAAGTCCTGTTTAACCATtaccccctgtgttcgctgatctacattgactcccgatcctcagataatgaagcagtccgtgccttcatgcagcaagacctggacaacatccaggcttaggctgataagtggcaagtaacagtcgtgccaggcaatgaccatctccaataaaagagaatctaaccacctccccttgacattcaatggcattaccattgccgaatcccccacctgggagtcaccattgaccagaaacctaactggaccagccacataaatactgtggctacaagagcaggtcagaggctggatattctgtggcaagtgattcacctcctgactccccgaagcctttccaccatctacaaggcacaagtcaggagtgtgatggaatactctccacttgcctggatgagtgcagctccaacaacactcaagaagctcgacaccatccaggacaaagcagcccgcttgattggcaccccatccaccaccttaaacattcactcccttcaccaccggcgcactgtggctgcagtgtgtaccatccacaggatgcactgcagcaactcgccaaggcttcttcgacagcacctcccaaacctgcgacctctaccacctagaaggacaaaggcagcaggcacatgggaacaacatcacctgcacgttcccctccaagtcacacaccatcccgacttggaaatatatcgccgttccttcattgtcgctgggtcaaaatcctggcactcccttcctaacagcacagtgggagaaccttcaccacacggactgcagcggttcaagaaggcggctcaccaccaccttctcaagggcaattagggatgggcaataaatgctggcctcgccagcgacgcccacatcccatgaacgaataaaaaaagaagatagatttctagacacaaatggcatcaaggggtatggggagagagcgagaatatggtattgagatagaggatcagccatgatcatattgaatggcagagcaggctcaaagggccaaatggcctacccctgctcccattttctatgtttctatgcaacgaaggttcactagattgattcctgggatgagagggttgtcctctgaagagagattgagtagaatgggcctctactctctggagtttagaagaatgagaggtgatctcattgaaacatataagattctgagggggcttgacagggtagatgctgagagattgtttcccctggctggagagtctagaactagagggcatagtctcaggataaggggtcggccatttaagactgagatgaggagaaatgttttcactcagggggttgtgaatctttggaattctctaccccagagggctgtggatatattgaggctcgaggggccgtcaggcctactccttctcctatatcttatgttcttatgtctttaaAGTTTTGGGGGCTGGTGAAAACCAGCAAGGTTGGAAATGATAGGCTTTCTGTGGCAGCTACAGGTTTGCTTTTAGTTGGGATTTTATAGGTTTGGAATTTGCCAGGCTGGTCCTCAGTGTGGTTGTGAGTTGATAGGCTTAGGAACTGTAGGGTTGTGAGCTGATGCCTGGGATCCGTAGGTTGATTTTTCAGTGGGGTTGGGAGTTATAGAGTCacgaggtgggattgaggatctGTTCTGTCATCTCAGCGTGATAAACGTGTTTAATTTTTCTTCCAGGGATCCCAATGGCAGTCGCCTTCGAGAAAGAGCGAATGCACAGGAAGTCAGAAGTGGACATAGCTTCTGAGGACCTATCACAGTTGAGGGCGAGCATCACAAAGGATGAGGAGGTACTGGACCAACTCAACAGGCAGATACCAGAGATGAAGAAAGAAACGGAGAAGGCAGCGCAGACTCTGAGCGGGGTGAAGACAGAATTACTGAAGATCAAACGGTCTGGTGCTGCATTAGGCAAAGCACAGTCTAAACTCAAGAACTGCTCCCAATATCTGTGCACCCTTCACGGGAGAGTGAGTGCGCTGAAAGCTCAGACCCAGCACATGTACAGCCTGGGCCCACTGATCCCGTTTATAGACGAGACCTGTGCGCATATTCAGCAGCAGGTCCCAGGCAGTGAGCTCCTACTGACTGGGACACAAGTCCACAAAGTAATGGACAGCTTGAAATGCATGCTTCCCAAACTGAAGGAAAATAACCTTTCtgacaaagccaattacatgtaatttgtaatttaaaaaaatattaaggaaagcaaaaaaaaaatgtagttaTTGATTAAGTCACCAGATCGATCAGCTAacgatgaacataggaacaggagtaggccattcagcccttgaacctgttcatagactcgtacagcacagaaggaggccatttggcccattgtgcttctgctggctctttgaaacagccatccaattagtcccactcccctgctctttcctcatagtcctgcaaatttctcttaGTATATATCCAACCCCCTTTTGGaagcctttcaattagatcacagctgatctgtacctcaactctatttacccatcTTTTCTccaaatcaataaggctaatggaatgctggcctttatatcaagaggactagagtacaagggggcagaagttatgctgcagctgtacaaaaccctggttagaccgcacctggagtactgtgagcagttctgggcaccgcaccttcggaaggacatattggccttggagggagtgcagcgtaggtttactagaatgatacccggacttcaagggttaagttacgaggagagattacacaaattggggttgtattctctggagtttagaaggttaagaggtgatctggtcaaagtttataagatattaaggggaacggatagggcggatggagagaaactatttctgctggttgggcattctaggagtagggggcacagtctaaaaattagagccagacctttcaggagtgagatcagaaaacatttctacacacaaagggtggtagaagtttggaactctcttccgcaaatggcaattgatgctagctcaattgctaaattttaaatctgagatagatagctttttggcaaccaaaggtattaagggatatgggccaaaggcaggtatatggagttagatcacagatcagccatgatcttatcaaatggcggagcaggcacgaggggctgaatggcctactcctgttcctatgttcctatatccttacccaacaaaactctatcgaCAGCAGgattgctgtgtgttagtgacattgtaggTATGATGTGGAAATATTTTGTATGTTGGCTGTTTCTATCAAACTCACAGGGTGGGGtgcggggtaattttaacctaacacgcTCAAGCGGGTATTTGAAGCTGTAGCCAGCAGCTCCTCCCGCTCCACATTCAGGTCAGTGTATTTTCAaaccttaccttgttggttgcggcctgCAGTGATCCCTTTAAGAACAGTTGGGCCGCAAGTAGGCCTGGTGGCTGCCTCAGGCCCACCCAAtattgcagtgggggcctcaaacaggctttCTGCTCCTTACTTGCATATGTTTCAGGCTCGGCCCCGTGACTCCTATTTgtttgcctataccaatatggcgggtggcttGTAATGAGTGTGCGCTTCCTGCCAGCTACATTGGAGGCTTCGGAGGCCGTTTAGCGCTCGAGAAATTGTCACTGAGCAACGGAAATTCTAGGCCTGTGTACTTTGGAACTTTCATGTCCCCATTAGAGATTGCCTCTTTCAAATTGAATGAAAGTCAGGCTTGGAACCGCCTACAAGAATCAGCATTCGACCGTTACAGATTTCAGCCCCATTGTACTCTGAGTCTGTGACGTGTTGAATACACAAAGGGGCCTTTCTTCCTCTTCCCCTACTGTCTCCCTCAGTGCCGGTTGGGATAGCTCATTGATATTCACTGGCAGTGCGTGCCAGTCTCCTTCCCCTGCAATGTTTCCAGGCAACAGTACAATAAGAGCAAAAATACCACAGAATTTACTTCTCAGTGAGCGCTGAAATGAATCTGGATCTGTGAGAAGGCAGGTTCAGCGGCAGAGGGTGGTGTCGCAGATAGAGGGGAAACAAGAGAGCATAAAAGGGTGGAGAAGATGATGCTTAAGGAGATGCAATGGGTGCATTGGAGCAGATCGGACTTGCAACCAAGAGAGGGCGGTGCCACAGGGATAGACCGCAGAGGCGAGGCAGTGGGCAAGAACGGATTCACCTATAGGGTCAAAGGTGAGAAAAAGAAGCCTAATCAGTGAGCCATGGTTACAGTCACACAGGGTTTCATTGGTGGCTTTGACCAGGGTGATGGGGATGAGTTGAGTGGTGACTGCATTCAAGGACCTtgaagaggaaaggaaggttggagattggATGGTATCTTCATCCTGCTTTTCCTGCCttttctcattctcactctctactttctgtggctcagtgggcagcactctcgcctctgaaatcagaaggtcctgggttcaagtcccacttcagagacttgagcaccaaatctaggctgagactcccagtgcagtactgagggagtgctgcactgtcggaggtgccgtctttcagatgagacgt
The DNA window shown above is from Heptranchias perlo isolate sHepPer1 chromosome 8, sHepPer1.hap1, whole genome shotgun sequence and carries:
- the LOC137324111 gene encoding cingulin-like, producing the protein MEDCEIHERDFKEATLPHFLKGISSILSFLVLAVSVGGKDLSESDSKQLKSEIELAQRETLAAEEAASGIVDLIDAGCEKLTAQHGKLSKEQKELQESIKSMHNQLAGLKNQRQRITGQVQTAKVWLKQADQTLRAARAKKREKQTGRDIGIGLSFVIPCIGIPMAVAFEKERMHRKSEVDIASEDLSQLRASITKDEEVLDQLNRQIPEMKKETEKAAQTLSGVKTELLKIKRSGAALGKAQSKLKNCSQYLCTLHGRVSALKAQTQHMYSLGPLIPFIDETCAHIQQQVPGSELLLTGTQVHKVMDSLKCMLPKLKENNLSDKANYM